GGTCCCGCCCTTGCGCAGCATCCGGAGCGCCTTCTCCGGCGTGCCGTGCTCGCCGACGAAGTCGAGGACTACGTCGGCCCCGGTGCCGTCCGTATACTCCAGCACGGCGGCCACGCCGCCGTCCTCGCCGGCCGGGACGCCGTGGTCGGCGCCGAGCTGGCGGGCCAGTTCCAGCCGCTCGGGCCGGGTGTCCACCGCCACCACGCGGGCGGTGGTCATGGCGCGCACCAGCTGGACGGCGAAGTGGCCGAGGCCGCCGACGCCGATCACCACCACCACGCTCCCGGGGTAGGCCAGCGGGGCGATCTTCTTCACCGCGTGGTAGGCGGTGATGCCGGCGTCGGCGAAGGGGGCGAGCGGCGCCGGGTCGGTGCCCGGGGCCAGCTTGACCACCGAGCGGGCGCTCGTCTTCAGGTACTCGGCGTAGCCGCCGTCGGTGCCGTCCAGACCGGGGAAGCGGGCGTCGAGGCAGTGCATGTCGTTGCCGGCCCGGCAGGCGAGGCAGAAGCCGCAGCTGTTGAGCGGGTGGAGAATGACGGGATCGCCCCTGCGGAGGCCCGTGACGGCCGGGCCCACTTCCTCGATCCAGCCGGCGTTCTCGTGGCCGATGGTGTAGGGAAGCTTCGGGTCGCCCAGCGCCTCGCGCCAGATCCCCTCGAGGATGTGCAGGTCGGTCCGGCAGACGCCGGCGCCGGCGATCTTGACGATCACGTCGAACGGCCCCTCGATCCTCGGTTCGGGGACGTCCACCAGGCGGACCGGCTCGTTGTAGCCGAAGATCCGTACGGCCTTCACCTCGACCGCCTCCCTCGCGAGCGTCGGACGGGTCGTGCACGCGCGCCCCGTGCCGCGAGATGGCTACTTCGCGGGGCGGGAAGGGGGGCCCTGCCCGGCAGGCCGTGGGGTCGGGGGCGCGGCCGACGCCTGTAACCCGGTCGTAACCGAAGGCGACAGGAGACGACGGACGGCGGGTGGAAAGCCCGCCTGCCATGAAGACAAGCCCGCCTCGCAGAAGGGCGCTCGCCGCCCTCCTGGACGGGCTGGTGCTGAGCGGGCTTCCCTTCCCGACCCGGGCCGCGGCAGCACCCGCGGCCAATCCCGCCGTCATCCAGCGCCAGATGGAGGCGGCCCAGAGCCGGCTCCGCGCCAGCCAGGCCAGAAGCAGCGAGACCCGCAGCCGGCTGGACGCGGCCCGCTCGCAGGCGGCCGCCGCCCGGGCCGAGTGGAAGCGTCTCGCCGCCGAGCTTCGCTCGTCCCGCCAGGAGGTGGCCGGACTCCGGCAGGAGCTGGCGCAAGCCCGGGCGCGCCTGCACCGGCTGGAGCAGGTGCTGGCCGCCAGCCGGGCGGATCTGGCCAGACGCCGACGGCTCCTGGGAGAGGAGCTCCGCCTCACCTACGAGAGCGGGCCGGTCTCGTGGCTGGACGTCCTCCTCGGCGCGCGCGACTTCTTCGACTTCGCCACGCGTCCGGACGCGCTGGCCCGCGTCGCCCGCGCCGACGTCGACCTCCCGCGCCAAGTGCAGGCGGAGAGTCGCCGCGCGGACGCCGAGGCGGCGGCAGGTGGCCCGGGTGGCGGCGCTGGCCTGGCAGGTGGCGTCGGCCGAGGCGAGGCTGGCCACCCGCGCCGCGCGTCAGCCGGTGGTCTACGCCAGTTACCGGCAGGCGGCGGACCGGCTGCAGGCCGCCTGCGACGAGCAGGTGAGGGAGAGCCAGGCCGTCCAGGCCGAACTGGCGCGCCTGGAGCGACGGTACGAGACGGCGTGCGCAGCCCAGCTGGCCGCCCTGCGCGTGGCCTCCTCGCGCGGCGCGGGCGCCTCCGCTGCGGGCGGTACGGGCGGCGGGGCCGTCAACCCGGCCACCGGCCTTTCCTGGCCGCTCGCCTCCTATGTGGTGACGCGCCCTTTCGGCGAGAACTACGACCCCATCCTCAAGCAGGTGCGGATGCACACCGGCATGGACCTGGCCGCCCCGGAGGGGACGCCGGTCCCCGCGGCGGGAGCGGGCGTCGTCTTCTTCACCGGCTGGATGAACGGCTAGGCAACACCGTCCTCCTCGTCCACGGCAACGCTCTCTCCACGCTCTCTGCCCACCTCTCGGCCGTCCTGGTCCGCCAGGGGGAGGCGGTCCAGGTGGGCCCGGTGATCGGCCGCGTGGGCGAGACCGGCCGGGCGACCGGCCCCCACCTCCACTTCGAGGTGCGGGTGGACGGCGTCCCGCAGGACCCGAGGAAGTACGTCGGCTGGCGCGGGGCGGCCGGCGCCGCGCGCCTCATCCGTTCCGGTGCAGGCGCCCCGTGCGGAGCGCGTACCGCTCGGCGGCGCGGAAGGCGGCGTAGCCGGCGGGGATGGTGATCAGGGCGAAGAGCAGGAGCGTGCCCAGCGCCGGCAGGAGCTCGCCCAGCCCCGCCCCGTGCAGGAGCGCCGCCCGCTCCGCGCGGAGCGTGTAGGTGGCCGGCGAGAGCCAGGAGAGCGGCTGCAGCCAGGCGGGCAGCGCCGACACCTCGTAGTAGACGCCCGAGACCAGGAGCAGCGCGCCCTGCACGATGTGCGTCGCCTGGGCGCCCCGCTCCGGCGACATCAGCGGCAGGATGGCCGCCACCAAGCCGATGCCGACGAAGCTGGCGCTGGCCACCAGCAGGACCACCAGCGCCGCCCCCAGGTCGGCGGCGCGGAGCGGCATGCGGAAGAAGAGCGCCACCACGGCCAGCACCAGCCCCGTGCGCAGCGTGGCGTAGAGCACCGCCCAGGCGGAGACGCCCAGCAGGTAGGTGAGGCGCCGGATCGGCGCCATGAAGGTGTACTCGATGGTCCCCTCCCAGCGCTCCCACTGGACCGAGTTGGCCACCTCGTTGAAGATGATGGACAGGAAGTTCCACAGGAGCGCCCCCACCAGGAGGTAGAGGACCATGGAGGGGCCGCCCCGCACGCCGATCAGGGCGATGGTCACCGCGTTGACCACGTTGTAGAAAAAGTCCACGGCCTCCCAGCTGAGGTAGCGGCGGATCAGATGCAGGTTCCGCTCCACCAGCCCCCAGCCGGCGATCAGCTCGTGCACCGCAGAAAGACCTCCTCCATGTCGGCGCTCTCGCTTCCCGCGAAGCGCAGCTTCAGCTCGGCCACCGTCCCCTCCGCCACCACGCGGCCGCCGTCCAGGATGGCGACGCGCCCGCAGAGCCGCTCCACCTCGTCCATGTCGTGGGTGGTCAGGAGGATGGTGGTGCCCGCTTCCTCGTGCACCTCCCGCAGGAAGTCCTGCACCTCGCGCTTGGAGCGCGGGTCGAGGCCCGTGGTCGGCTCGTCCAGCAGGAGCAGGTCGGGCGCCGTCAGGAGCGCCCGCGCCACCGCCACCTTCTGCTGCTGGCCGCGCGAGAGCGTCTCGACGCGCGCGTGCAGCTTCTGCGCGGGCAGTCCAAGCCGCTCCAGGACGGCGGCGCTCCGCTCGCGCGCCTCCCCCGGCGCCAGGCCGTAGAGGCGCGCCGCGTAGAGCAGGTTCTCCCAGGCGCTCAGCGTCTTGAAAAAGGAAGCCTCCACCGAGACCCTGTTGATCCGCCTGCGCACCGCGGCGGGCTCGCGCACCACGTCGTGCCCGAAGACCTCCAGCCGTCCCTCGTCCGGGAGGAGGAGCGTGGCCAGGAGGCGGATCAGCGTCGACTTCCCGGAGCCGTTGGCACCCAGCACCCCGTAGATGCTGCCGGTGGGGACCGCCAAGTCGACCCCGGAGAGCGCCTCCACGGCGCGCCTCCGGCGGCCCAGCCGGCCCAGCAGTCCGAGCCGGCCCGCCGGCCCGTCGGGCTCCTCCGGTTCGCGGAAACGCTTGACCACGCCTTGACAGCGGACGGCGAGCGCCCCCGCGGAGGCGGCCGGCCGGGCTGGAGCGCCGCCGCCGGGCGCGCGTAGAGAGGACGGCAGCATGACGTTCGCCTCCCCTGACGGTCGGACAACGATGGACTGACGAAAAACGGTCCCGCCCACCGGGCCGGGACCGCTCGACGCAGGCTCCTTGCGTACGCCCGGCGGCGCCTACCGGATCCGCCGCCAGGGCCGGCGCGGGCGGCCGACCGCCTCTCCCCGGCTGCGGCGGGAACGGAGCCGGAGGATGAAGATGGAGCCCGATCCGGGCCGTCGGCAGGGCACGGTGGCCACCCCCTTCCGGAAGGCTTCGCGGGCGGCGCGGCGAGCTCCGCTCGCGGGACGGACAGGCATTCCACAGGACGAAGCCGTGCGAAAGCAGGCGGATTATACCATGCGCTTCCCGGCGGCGGTCAAAGGGTGGCGGACCGGGAGCCGTGGCGTTCCGCGGCGTGCGACTCCTCGCCACGGCGGGACGGGTTGGACGCTTTCCTGTCAGGAGGCCACCTGTGCCCGTGAGAATAACGGTACAAACGGCTTGCAAACAACGAGAACCGTCGATCCGGCGTTGACCCGTCCGCGGCCAGCCCATATAATGCGCACCAACATCCCTGTCGTCGCCGGGAGAGAC
This window of the Bacillota bacterium genome carries:
- a CDS encoding NAD(P)-dependent alcohol dehydrogenase; its protein translation is MKAVRIFGYNEPVRLVDVPEPRIEGPFDVIVKIAGAGVCRTDLHILEGIWREALGDPKLPYTIGHENAGWIEEVGPAVTGLRRGDPVILHPLNSCGFCLACRAGNDMHCLDARFPGLDGTDGGYAEYLKTSARSVVKLAPGTDPAPLAPFADAGITAYHAVKKIAPLAYPGSVVVVIGVGGLGHFAVQLVRAMTTARVVAVDTRPERLELARQLGADHGVPAGEDGGVAAVLEYTDGTGADVVLDFVGEHGTPEKALRMLRKGGTYSIVGYGGVVAPTTLEMINRELNIVGNLVGTYNDLVELMELHRQGKVTIRSQTFPLAEAQAVLEELDAGKIVGRAVLVP
- a CDS encoding ABC transporter ATP-binding protein, with the translated sequence MLPSSLRAPGGGAPARPAASAGALAVRCQGVVKRFREPEEPDGPAGRLGLLGRLGRRRRAVEALSGVDLAVPTGSIYGVLGANGSGKSTLIRLLATLLLPDEGRLEVFGHDVVREPAAVRRRINRVSVEASFFKTLSAWENLLYAARLYGLAPGEARERSAAVLERLGLPAQKLHARVETLSRGQQQKVAVARALLTAPDLLLLDEPTTGLDPRSKREVQDFLREVHEEAGTTILLTTHDMDEVERLCGRVAILDGGRVVAEGTVAELKLRFAGSESADMEEVFLRCTS
- a CDS encoding peptidoglycan DD-metalloendopeptidase family protein — its product is MKTSPPRRRALAALLDGLVLSGLPFPTRAAAAPAANPAVIQRQMEAAQSRLRASQARSSETRSRLDAARSQAAAARAEWKRLAAELRSSRQEVAGLRQELAQARARLHRLEQVLAASRADLARRRRLLGEELRLTYESGPVSWLDVLLGARDFFDFATRPDALARVARADVDLPRQVQAESRRADAEAAAGGPGGGAGLAGGVGRGEAGHPRRASAGGLRQLPAGGGPAAGRLRRAGEGEPGRPGRTGAPGATVRDGVRSPAGRPARGLLARRGRLRCGRYGRRGRQPGHRPFLAARLLCGDAPFRRELRPHPQAGADAHRHGPGRPGGDAGPRGGSGRRLLHRLDERLGNTVLLVHGNALSTLSAHLSAVLVRQGEAVQVGPVIGRVGETGRATGPHLHFEVRVDGVPQDPRKYVGWRGAAGAARLIRSGAGAPCGARTARRRGRRRSRRGW
- a CDS encoding ABC transporter permease, which gives rise to MHELIAGWGLVERNLHLIRRYLSWEAVDFFYNVVNAVTIALIGVRGGPSMVLYLLVGALLWNFLSIIFNEVANSVQWERWEGTIEYTFMAPIRRLTYLLGVSAWAVLYATLRTGLVLAVVALFFRMPLRAADLGAALVVLLVASASFVGIGLVAAILPLMSPERGAQATHIVQGALLLVSGVYYEVSALPAWLQPLSWLSPATYTLRAERAALLHGAGLGELLPALGTLLLFALITIPAGYAAFRAAERYALRTGRLHRNG